In the genome of Monodelphis domestica isolate mMonDom1 chromosome 2, mMonDom1.pri, whole genome shotgun sequence, one region contains:
- the VSIG8 gene encoding V-set and immunoglobulin domain-containing protein 8, with protein sequence MGGRGVFHLLLMCLSPALLSAVRINGDGQEVLYLAEGDNVRLGCPYILDPEDYGPSGLDIEWMQVNSDPAHRENVFLSYQDKRINQGSLPHLQQRVRFASPDPSQYDASINLMNLQVSDTATYECRVKKTTMATRRVIVTVQARPAVPMCWTEGHMTYGNDVMLKCFANGGTPPLSYKWAKISGRTHPYRASSYLSQHNYHSELSYQESFHSSVTHGLSNGDLLLKDISGEDDGLYQCTVANHVGYSVCVVEVKVSDSRRIGMIIGAVLGSLLLLACLLLGIWGLVCCCCGGAGVSRGAFGYGNGGGVGGGACDMASEIREDALAPGCKGTRRGGSVTHLLGYPTQNISRSLRRKYAAPCEGPEDVPLASCGVTVVPANATSVSAPCEAGPSPIYVKVKSAESGDCGEGQVKAKDGYLV encoded by the exons ATGGGAGGACGAGGAGTATTCCATCTACTGCTGATGTGCTTAAGCCCAG CACTGCTGTCCGCTGTGCGGATAAATGGGGATGGACAGGAAGTCTTGTATCTGGCTGAAGGTGATAATGTTCGTCTTGGTTGCCCCTACATTCTGGACCCTGAGGACTATGGCCCCAGTGGATTGGACATTGAATGGATGCAGGTCAACTCAGACCCTGCACATCGGGAGAATGTG TTCCTCAGTTATCAGGACAAGAGGATCAACCAGGGCAGCCTGCCCCACCTTCAGCAGAGGGTTCGATTTGCATCTCCAGACCCTAGTCAGTATGATGCCTCCATCAACTTAATGAACCTCCAGGTTTCTGACACAGCCACCTATGAATGCAGGGTTAAGAAGACCACCATGGCTACCCGAAGAGTCATTGTTACTGTCCAAG CCCGGCCTGCAGTACCCATGTGCTGGACTGAGGGGCACATGACCTATGGGAACGATGTGATGCTCAAATGTTTTGCCAATGGGGGCACTCCACCCCTCTCCTACAAGTGGGCCAAGATCAGTGGACGTACCCATCCCTACCGGGCCAGCTCTTACCTCTCACAGCATAACTACCACTCAGAACTTTCCTACCAGGAATCCTTTCATAGCTCTGTGACTCATG GCCTCAGCAATGGTGACCTGCTGCTGAAGGACATCTCCGGGGAGGATGATGGTCTATACCAGTGCACAGTGGCTAACCATGTGGGTTACAGTGTGTGTGTAGTGGAAGTGAAGGTATCAG ACTCCCGCCGTATAGGCATGATCATCGGGGCAGTACTGGGCTCCTTGCTGCTCCTAGCCTGCCTCCTTCTCGGCATCTGGGGGCTCGTCTGCTGCTGCTGCGGGGGTGCCGGGGTCAGCCGTGGCGCCTTCGGTTACGGCAACGGCGGCGGGGTCGGCGGCGGGGCCTGCGACATGGCTAGTGAGATCAG AGAGGATGCATTGGCACCAGGGTGCAAGGGCACCAGGCGGGGCGGTAGCGTCACACACCTTCTAGGCTACCCGACACAGAACATCAGCCGGTCGCTGCGCAGAAAGTACGCAGCTCCCTGTGAGGGGCCTGAGGATGTGCCCTTGGCGTCCTGTGGGGTGACTGTTGTGCCTGCCAATGCCACCTCCGTCAGTGCCCCCTGCGAAGCAGGTCCCTCTCCTATCTACGTCAAAGTCAAGAGCGCTGAATCTGGGGACTGTGGAGAGGGGCAGGTGAAGGCCAAGGATGGTTATTTGGTATAA